The genomic region TATCGTTGGAGAATACAATGACCCAATCGAAGCATATGAAAATATTAAAAGCTTGCAGCCTGATGTTATATTTTCAGATATTGAAATGCCTGTTTTAAACGGATTGGAGCTTGCTGAAAAAATTCAAGAAATACAGCCGTCTGTGGAAATTGTATTTATTACTGGATTTGATCGTTATGCGATAGATGCATTTAATATTCATGCAATTGATTATATGTTGAAGCCTGTACAGAAGGAGCGAGTGCATAGAACGCTGGCGAGACTTCAAACAATCCTTAGTGATAAGCAGATGCAGAAGAGCAATAGTACTTCTCTTCAACTTTTTGGAGGGCTTAAGGTTGTAACCTCGGACGGTCAAGAGCAATCAATGAAGTGGCGTACAGCAAAGGCAAAGGAAATTTTTTCTTATATATTATCTCGACATGAAAAATCTATATCAAGGGATATGCTACTCGAATTGTTTTGGTCTGAGGTAGATATAGAGAAATCGATAAAGCAGCTCTATACAACGATTTATACTATTAGGAAAACATTAAAGCAATACGGTTTGGATGTGCAAATATCTAGTTTATTGCTTGATTCAGGTTATCAATTGCAGCTTGGTAGTGTACTTGTTGATGTAGATGAATGGATAAAGCAGTTGAAAGCACTTCCGAATTTGACAAAGGATACATACGAGGAGCACGAGCGTGTATTTAATGCGTATAAAAATCATTTTTTAATGGATTGTGATTATATTTGGGCTGAAAGTGAGCGAGAGCGTTTGAAGAAAATGTGGCGTCAGCATGCCTCACAGCTTAGTGAATTTTATATACAGGAGCAAATGTATGAACGAGCAATTGCAGTTGAAAAAAAACTGCAATTACTTGATGTAGATGAGGAGTTACAGTACTTCACGTTAATGAAGCTATATGACATATTAAATAACGCTGAGGCAGTCGAAGAGCAATATACATTATTAAAGCAAGTATTAGAGGAGCAATTAGCAATAGAGCCAAGCAAGGAAGTAACGAGCTGGTATCAGCAATGGCAAAATAAACGAAAAAAGAAGTTACAAAATCGAATATAAGGGTAAAGCAGGCTTGTTTTGAGTATTCAAGCTTGCTTTAAATAAATACTTCAATATAGTGAAACTTCAATCAGTGGATGCTTTTCCCCACTGATTGTTAGTTGAACCAATCGGGCATTTACGGGCAGTGGACCTCGGACTTATTCTGAAGCCGATTTTCACTTAAGTCTCTTACTGCCCGTTAATGCGGGGTAAAGTGAAACTTCAATCAGTGGATGCTTTTCTCCACTGATTGTTAGTTGAACCAATCGGGCATTTACGGGCAGTGGACCTCGGACTTATTCTAAAGCTGATTTTCACTTGAGTCTTTTACTGCCCGTTAATGCGGGGTAAAGTGAAACTTCAATCAGTGGATGCTTTTCCCCACTGATTGTTAGTTGAACCAATCGGGCATTTACGGGCAGTGGGCCTCGGATTTATTCTGAAGCTGATTTTCACTTAAGTCTCTTACTGCCCGTTAATGCGGGGTAAAGTGCAAACGGCTGTCGGTAAATAAAAGTGTTAGCTAGCTGCATTCTATTGAAGTATTTGAAAATCTTTGTAGTTGAATTGAAAATAAGCTTAATGATTTTCTTTCGGAATCGGGAAGGAAATTGTTGTCCCTTTTCCGACAACACTATCAATGGTTAGCGTTACGCCAAATAATTGCTTTAAACGTTGCTCCGTATTAGTAAGTCCAACACTTTCTTTTGGGTCAATTAACTTTTTCTCAAAGCCAACGCCATCGTCGATAATTTCGACTAGATAATGTTCGGCATGTTCTATAATTCGCAGTGTAACTGTACCACCTTCTGGACGGCTTAATAGACCATGGCGCACCGCGTTTTCGACAAGTGTTTGTAGCGCTAAAGGCGGGACAGAAAATGCAATATTATCTGGAATATCCCATACGATTGCAATTCGATTATCAAAACGAATTTGTTCAATTGCCATGTAAGAGCGCACAAGCCTTAATTCATAATCAATAGGCACGAGCAAGTCAACATTTTCGAAATTAAAGCTCATTTGTAAATAGTCGTTGAAGGCGAGTAATAGCTCCTCCATTTTTTCATTGTCGACATTATGCAATGAAATAATTGCGTTGAGTGTGTTGAAGAAAAAATGTGGCTGAATTTGTGCCTGTAACCATGCAGCCTCGAAGCGTAATCGCTCCTCACTAGATTGTTTTACTTGAATAAGCGCATCGACGCGAGATTTCAACTCAACATATTCAATTGGTTTTTTCACATAGTCATTTGCGCCGTTTAAAAAGGCAAGTCGAATATCTTCACTTTGCTGGCGCGCCGTTAAAAATAAAATAGGTAGCTCTGAAATAGAGAATCGTTGACGAATTTGCTTTGCCAATTCATAGCCTGACATTTGTGGCAATACCGTATCTGAAATTACTAAATCAAAGCTATGTTTTTCAATTTTAGCAAGTGCATCTATCCCGTTCATTGCTGTTTCGATTTGGTAAAACTCAGTTGTTAAAGCTTTTAATAATACTTGTAAGCTCAAAGGGTCTGCATCGACAAGCAAAATATGGGCTGGGTTAGCTGTTGCTACATGCTCACTAGCTGAAACGGCGAGCTCCTGCACAATTTCAGTTAAATCATTTTGTAAAAAGATATATTTTGATAAATTATTGCTTTGTTCAAGTGAAGACTCACTTTGTCCAAGCGTTAACCCTTTTGCGATTGGTAGAGAAAATGTAAAGGTAGAGCCAATCCCAAATGTTGATGTCACATCAAGAGAGCCACCATGCAATTCAATAATTTCTTTACTAATGCTTAGACCGAGCCCTAAGCCAATATGAGCATGTGAGGTGATATTCGCCTCAACTTGCTCGTAGGGTTCAAAAATTAGAGATTGCTTGCTCTTCTCAATTCCAATCCCAGTATCTATAACAGAAATATAAAGCTGATTGCCTAACACTTTGGCATGAATTGTAATAGAGCCTTCATCGGTAAATTTAATCGCGTTATGAATTAAATTAATGAATACTTGAATAAGGCGATTTTCGTCTGCTAGCACTGGCGGTAAATCTGCTGGTAAATCAATAAGCAGCTTTAGCGGCTTGTCTTTAATGGCTAGTTGGAACATATCACAAACACTCGTTACAATCTGGTTAATATTAACAGGGGTAATTTCCAGTTTAATTGTTTGTTCTTTCAGGTGAATCAAATCGAGTAAACCATCCAACATAAAGGACATATGCTGACCAATTGTTACTAATAGCCTTAGGTCATGCTGTTCTTTTTGGGCTAATAAAGATTGGGCGATACTTAGCATATGCTGTAAAGGTGTACGCAGCTCATTGGACGTATTGGCAAGAAAATCATCTTTCCTATACATCTCTTGTTGGAGATTGCTAGCAAGTTGCTCCGATTTAGATGATTTATAAAAATAGCTAATAAACCAAAAGGCTAAGAAAGCTGTTACAACAATTAGTAAATCAAATGGATAATAAGTATAAGATGTCGTTACAAAATGATTCAGGATTAAAAATACACTATGATTAATGAGTGCCGCAGCTATTAAAAGCAACATTATATAGCCTTTGCGCTGAAGTAAAGCAATTTTATAAATAAAAACTGTTAGCAAAATTGCTGTGATAACGAAAAGCATATAAAATATAAATTCCATATAGTAAATAAAATCAATTGGCATTGTTGCAATCAACAATAAATAAACAAAGCAAATGAAAGCAAAAATGTTTAATATTTTAGTTTTAATGTATTTTTTTGTTAATTCATTAAAAAACAATATCAGCCAAAGTAACATCATGGCATAGGAAAACTGTAATATTTTCGCTGATGATACCCAGTCGATTTTTACATACGAAAGAAGAAGCTTATCGCTGGAAAGAATAATAGTCATAAACAAGGAAGTAATTAAAAGTAAAAAATAGCCAATAGCACTTCTCTTTACTCCTAAAATTAATAGTAAAATAGCACTTAGGGCATAAAAAACAATAAATGCGCAAACGATTATTTGTGCAATAATTGAATACCATTTTATTTGATCGATAGAATACGAATCGCCAAAAATAAGTGATGTTGTTAATCCACCTGGTAGATGCTGATTCATATGAAAGCCAGAAATAATAATTTCATTATCGCCGGGCTGCAATTGAAAATGGAAAGTAGCTGGTCTAGGGTCCTCAGATGGTTTTTTAGGATTCAATGTATGCTTTCCATGGCTACCGGTATATTTTTCGTTCACATAAAGAGTGTAAGGTGAAAGGCTCGCTGGAATGGTTAAGCTATAAATAATAGGCAAGTCAGGCACATTAATTATTTTTAAATAATACGAACCATAAGGCACATGGCCTGGCTTTTGCTCAAGGTACGGATCCCATGTTTCTGGCAAATGGGAATAAAGGGATGTACCAGATTGCATTGCATCTTTTGAAATAAGTAAAATGTTAGGGAACAAAACCCATTCACCATCTAAATGCATTTTAAACTCTCTAGTGTTTTGAATTTGTTCGAAATCTAATACGCCTTTGTTAATCTCAGCTTCATTGGAAAAGGAAAAGTAATGCAACCAGCTAAAGCGTAAAGAAAAAAGTAATACAATAAATAGTGAAAAAATTATTGTAATTTGTAGTACTCGTTTATATTTTCGATTTCTAGTAAGCATAGAATATCGCTCCATTTTTATTGAAATACTTTTATTTACGAATAAAATATTTATTAAACATCCGATATATAAGTATGTTACATCAAATATTAGACTTTACCAAGAGTATAATATGATGTACTAAAGTGTAAAAGCCATTTTAAAATGGATTATGATTGGGCTAACTCTTTTCGCGCTAATTACTCGAAGTTAGCTCAAAATGGTACTATACGCGCAATGATTAACTGACTTATATCACTCTTGAGCTGCAAGGAAGTTTTTATTTGTTTCACAAGGGTGTTTCCTTTAATTTTCGAATTAAGGTCAATATTGTAAAGGTGATAATTGGAAGGAGGAAGGATGTACCTTGAGGGTAATACTTGTAGATGATGAAATTTTACCAATACAACGTTTAAAGAAACTATTAATCAATTGCGAAATACAGCCGATTGAGATTGTCGGTGAATTTACAAATCCATTAGAGGTTTTGGAAAATATAAATGAACTGAAGCCTGATATTATCTTTGCAGATATTGAAATGCCTGTTTTAAACGGCTTAGAGCTTGCCGAGAAAATTCAAGAAATTCAACCGGATGTGGAAGTTGTTTTTATTACGGGATATGATCGTTATGCAATTGATGCGTTTAATGTACATGCGATTGACTATATGCTAAAGCCTGTACGAAAAGAGCGATTGCATAAGACGATGACTAGATTGCAATCAATCTATAGCAATAAGCTAATAACTAAAAACAATAGCACCTTACTTCAACTTTTTGGTGGACTTAAAGTTGTTCTAGCAGACGGGCAAGTGCAGGCAATGAAGTGGCGCACAGCGAAGGCAAAGGAAGTTTTTGCTTATATGGTATCTAATCATGAAAAAACAATTTTGAGAGATGCATTACTAGAAATGTTTTGGGAAGGTGTGGACGTCAATAAGGCTGTAAATCACCTATACACAACAATTTCTACCATTCGCCAAACATTAAAAAAATATAATTTGCATGATATTTCAATCTCTAGCCCATTATTTGATTCAGGCTATCAGCTGCAATTAGGAAATGTCCTTGTGGATGTTCATGAATGGAGAAAGCAGCTTAAAGCATTACCAGCTCTTTCAAATGCTACATATGAAAAGCATGAGGAGGCTGTAAATGCTTATAAGGAGCACTTTTTAAATGATTGTGATTATATTTGGGCAGAAAGTGAGCGAGAGCATTTAAAACGATTGTGGCTCCAACGTGCACTAGAGTTGAGTGAATTTTATATAAAAGAACAAAAATTTGAACGTGCAATTGCAATTGAAAAGAAGCTACAAAAGCTAAATATAGAGGAGGAATCGCATTATTTCACATTGATGAAGCTCTATGATGCAATTGGGAATAAGAGTGCGGTTGAGGAGCAGTATGTATTGTTAGAGAAAATGCTCAAAGAACAGCTCGCGATAGAGCCCGATGTAGAGATAATAAGCTGGTTTCAGCAATGGAAAAATAAACAATATGAGCTAAAAAACTAGGAGCTGTCCCAAAAGTTGTTTTGGGCAGCTCCTTTTCAGACGATTTTAGCCTTCAAATTCAATATTCGCTAAAAAACATATGTGCCTGTCGCTTTGCTTTTGGCATAAAAAAGAACGTGTACCTGCGGTTACTCGTTGCAAAGGGTGTGTGAAGATGTCAGCCTAGAACATTTGCGGCAAAAATTCTTTTCTGAAAAGTTGATTTTTACGGAGCCATATTTTCAGGATCATGCGATGTGTTAGAAGCTTATGCCTTTTGCGCGGCTTTGATTTTGCTTCTTGCAAGCTTTGTAGGAGGAGACATGTTTCAGTCGCGTAGGCTTGTGGCTCGACAAGTATGTTAAGTTGATAATCTATCAAGCTAGCCTCCTGTACTTTTGCTAGTAATTTAGCAAAGGCTATATTCATTTCAGCATGCTTTTCCTCTATTGCTAAATGGATTAGCATGTCTAATGTTTGTATAATTTCTAATTCTAGCGCTTGTAGCTGTTCAGCAGTTTGTTGCATCGTATCACTTCCTTCTCTGTATTTATTATGTGGAAAACTAACGCTTGTTTTATTAAATTATAAAAACTCTAGTTGGTCTAGACATAGCAATGAGTAATCAATTACGCCTTGATTAACTCTAGTCCAGATTTTTCCGAGCTGTTTAGTGGAAGTTCACATAAAACCGTCACATCCTGTAGCAATGTTTAACCGGTCTGCATCACGCAGTCATCTCTGCAAAATTTATGACATCCACCGCAAGTCAGGTTAGCACAATGTTAGTCACTTATTCGTTATCTTAGCAAGCACTTGTTTTAGGCTGAGTTCTTCTTTATCAGTGGGTGTCCAAACATCCGCTGAAAGAAGTTGAAAATACAGATTTAAGCTAGGGAAGGTAAATCCACATTTTTGCTATAAATATAATAGCCTGTTTTTATGTTTTTGTCTTTTTGTAAAGAGTTTTTGCGTAAGAAATGGCTAAAATATGATACACTAAAGCCTATAAAACAAAATAAAGAGAGTTGAAAAAATTAATGGAACAACCATTTTTACCAATATTATTAGGATCAGATATGAACGCTTATGGTATGGCTCGTTCTTTTTTTGAGGCATACGGTATTCGCCCGCTTGTACTAGGGCGCTCACATTTAACAGCCACGCAAGATAGCAGTATTTTAAACTTCCAAGCAATTGACCGTTTAAATGAAGATGATGTATTTTTACCTGCCTTAGAAAAAATAGCACAGCAATATGAGGGGAAAAAACTGTTATTATTAGCATGTGGTGATGATTATGCAAAATTAATTATTAAAAATAAACCAGCACTACAAAACTATTTCACCGTGCCGTATATCGATGAAGAGCTAATGGATCAAATTTTATTGAAGGAAAACTTCTATAAAATGTGTGATAAATATGGCTTTAAATATCCGGGTACAACAACCGTGACAGTGGAAAACTATGAGCATTTTGAGCCCCCTTTTAGCTACCCAATTATTATTAAAGCCTCGAACTCGGTAGCTTATTGGGCCTGCTCATTCCCAGGAAAAAAGAAAGTATTCGTAGCGCATGATGAGGCTGAGCAAAAGGCTATTTTAAAGGCAATTTATCAATCGAGCTATCAGGATACATTAATTATTCAGGAGTTTATTCCCGGCGATGATTCGTATATGCGTGTACTTAATGCGTATGTAGGGAAGGATGGAAAAGTGAAGCTAATGTGCTTAGGCAACCCAATTTTAGAGGAGCATTCACCCGAAGGTATTGGGAGCTATGCAGCGATTATTACGACGTATGATAAGGAGTTAATGGACCAAGTACGCTTCTTTTTAGAGGATATTGGCTACACAGGCTTTGCTAACTTTGATATGAAATACGATACGCGCGATGGACAGTATAAGCTATTTGAAATCAATTTACGTAACGGTCGCTCTAGCTATTATGTAACAGCGGCTGGCTATAATTTAATGAAATATGTCGCGGATGATTATATGTTAAATATTAAGCAGCAGTTAACATATGGCGACAACCCTCACTTATGGATGATTATTCCGAAAGGCGTATTGTTCAAATATGCTTCCAATGAAAAAATGAAAATGGAAGCGAAAAGCTTAATTCGTCAAGGGAAATTTACTAACTCCTTATTTTATAGCAAGGATATGAATATGAAGCGTTGGGCAAAGCTTACACTCAACAGCTTAAATTACTATCGAAAATATAAGAAATACTTTAACAATAAAGGTTTGACTGAATAGATGAAAAAAACACTAGGTATTATTGGCGGTGTAGGTCCGCTTGCAACAATGTTTATCGGCGAAATGATTGTGCGCCGAACGCTAGCAAATAAAGACCAAGAGCATATACACACAATCATCGATAATGACACAACAATTCCTGATCGCACGGCTTATATTTTAGATAGAACAAAAGAAAACCCTGTACCATACTTGCAGCGAGATGCACAAAAGCTTGCTGCATATGGTGCTGATATTATTTGTATCCCATGCAATACGGCGCATACTTTTTATGACGATATGCAGGAAGCTTGTCCTGTGCCGATTTTGCATATGATTCGAGAGACGGCTAAACGTGCAAGTAAGCATAGGGCAATGAGAGTAGGGGTTTTAGCGACAGATGGCACTTTAGCGGCAGGCGTATATCAACAAGCATTGCAAGAGGTAGATATTGAGCCAGTTTTGCTAAAAAAGGCAATGCAGCAACAGTTAATGACTGTTATTTATGATTATGTGAAAGCAGGCAAAGATGTGAGTAGGGAATTGTGGCAACCAATTGAAGAGGAATTGTGGCAGGAGCAATGCGATTTTATTGTGTTAGGCTGTACGGAGCTATCAATCGTTAATAAGGAGCTGCGTTTAGGGGCAGGCTATATTGACTCACTACTCGTTCTTGCAGAAGCAGCGATTATTGCATGTGGCTATGAAGTAGTGGATTAGAGGCGTGCAAAATGCCGGTCACTGCACGGCATTTTGCACGCTGGCATATGGTGTTATGATAAAATATGTTCTTGTGAACGATAGGGAAAGCCATTTTGAAAATGAAAGGAAAACACTGATTTTAACGGTGTTTTTCTTTTGTCAAAAAGAGAAGCTAGTTATTTTTTTAATGAGTTTTTTTAGAGATAGAATGTTTTGAATTTAGATGTTTTCATTATGTAAATATTGCCTATTAATTAGCGTGTTTTATTGGGGGTAAATCCCTTTTATTAGGCATACACTCGTTGATTGCAGTGGAGGGGGCGACTCCATCGGGATTAGTGCGAGCTGAAAATCCATTTATTTCGGCAAATGCCGAAATAAATTAGTTGAAGCCGCACCCCGAGGAAAGCGTCCCCCGCAACGGAAATCAACGAAATATTAGGCACGCTTTAAAAAATAAAGAGTTCCCTTAAACCTTTTTTAAAAAACATGTCTACAGATAGCGTCCCAAATGTCAGCAACCGCGAGCATTTGGGACGCTATCGTTTATATGAAAAAATATGATACACTAACTAATACAATAAGTAAGATGAAGGTGGGTATAATCATGTCGGCGATTCAATTATTGAACGAAACATTACAAAAAAAGTGGACATTTGAGCAAGAAATGAAAATTCAGCAGGAAATGATTCCAGCAATGCTAGATGGGAAAGATATCGTAGCAGAATCACCAACTGGTTCAGGAAAAACATTAGCATATGTACTTCCGATTTTAAATAAAGTAAACGGTAGCAAAAAACAGACACAGGCACTTATCGTTGCACCATCGCAAGAGCTAGCAATGCAAATTGTAAATGTCATTCGTGAGTGGACTGAAGGGTCAGAAATTACCGTCCAGCAATTAATTGGTGGAGCAAATGCAGCCCGTCAAATTGAAAAGCTGAAAAAGAAGCCGACAATTGTTGTAGGTACGCCAGGGCGCTTAAATGAGCTAGCCCGTTCCGGAAAGCTAAAATTAAAGGAAATTGAAACGGTTGTACTTGATGAGTGTGATCAGCTATTAAGCCGTGAATATCGTGTTGTTGTAAAGTCATTTATAGATGGGGCAGCATATGGGCGCCAAGTTGTTGTCGTGTCGGCGACAATTACAGAGGAAATTGAAATTGTAGCAGAACGACTAATGTTTGAGCCAGTAAATATTAAAATTAAGCCTGAAGATATGGTCAAGGTCGGTAAAATTGTTCATTCATTTATAAAGGTGGATGAGCGAGATAAAACAGATTTGCTACGTCGCTTAGCAAATATTTCGGGTGTGCGCGCATTAGCATTTGCTAATAATATTGACCAAGTGCTAATGAAGCAAAGTAAATTATCCTATAAAGAAGCACCGATAGTTGCGCTTCATTCTGATATGAAAAAGGAAGAGCGCAAGAAAACATTAGATGCATTTCGCAAAGGCGAAGCTCGCATTTTAATTGCTACAGATATTGCCGCACGAGGATTAGATATTACCGGATTAACACATGTTATACATGTAGATGTTCCCCGTACAATTGAGCAGTATACGCACCGCTCTGGTCGAACAGGGCGTGCTGGTGCAGATGGTGAAGTGTTGACATTGCTATCATATCGCGATGAAAAAACATATAAGAAATGGCTGCGTGAACTAGGACTTAAAGCGATTCAAAAGATATGGCATAAAGGTGAGCTAATCGAAGGAAACTCAAAAACAATTAACAAATAAAGGAG from Metasolibacillus fluoroglycofenilyticus harbors:
- a CDS encoding DEAD/DEAH box helicase, with the protein product MSAIQLLNETLQKKWTFEQEMKIQQEMIPAMLDGKDIVAESPTGSGKTLAYVLPILNKVNGSKKQTQALIVAPSQELAMQIVNVIREWTEGSEITVQQLIGGANAARQIEKLKKKPTIVVGTPGRLNELARSGKLKLKEIETVVLDECDQLLSREYRVVVKSFIDGAAYGRQVVVVSATITEEIEIVAERLMFEPVNIKIKPEDMVKVGKIVHSFIKVDERDKTDLLRRLANISGVRALAFANNIDQVLMKQSKLSYKEAPIVALHSDMKKEERKKTLDAFRKGEARILIATDIAARGLDITGLTHVIHVDVPRTIEQYTHRSGRTGRAGADGEVLTLLSYRDEKTYKKWLRELGLKAIQKIWHKGELIEGNSKTINK
- a CDS encoding response regulator codes for the protein MRVILVDDEILPIQRLKKLLINCEIQPIEIVGEFTNPLEVLENINELKPDIIFADIEMPVLNGLELAEKIQEIQPDVEVVFITGYDRYAIDAFNVHAIDYMLKPVRKERLHKTMTRLQSIYSNKLITKNNSTLLQLFGGLKVVLADGQVQAMKWRTAKAKEVFAYMVSNHEKTILRDALLEMFWEGVDVNKAVNHLYTTISTIRQTLKKYNLHDISISSPLFDSGYQLQLGNVLVDVHEWRKQLKALPALSNATYEKHEEAVNAYKEHFLNDCDYIWAESEREHLKRLWLQRALELSEFYIKEQKFERAIAIEKKLQKLNIEEESHYFTLMKLYDAIGNKSAVEEQYVLLEKMLKEQLAIEPDVEIISWFQQWKNKQYELKN
- a CDS encoding aspartate/glutamate racemase family protein, producing MKKTLGIIGGVGPLATMFIGEMIVRRTLANKDQEHIHTIIDNDTTIPDRTAYILDRTKENPVPYLQRDAQKLAAYGADIICIPCNTAHTFYDDMQEACPVPILHMIRETAKRASKHRAMRVGVLATDGTLAAGVYQQALQEVDIEPVLLKKAMQQQLMTVIYDYVKAGKDVSRELWQPIEEELWQEQCDFIVLGCTELSIVNKELRLGAGYIDSLLVLAEAAIIACGYEVVD
- a CDS encoding response regulator, translating into MRVLLIDDEKLPISLLKKLLLENELLKIDIVGEYNDPIEAYENIKSLQPDVIFSDIEMPVLNGLELAEKIQEIQPSVEIVFITGFDRYAIDAFNIHAIDYMLKPVQKERVHRTLARLQTILSDKQMQKSNSTSLQLFGGLKVVTSDGQEQSMKWRTAKAKEIFSYILSRHEKSISRDMLLELFWSEVDIEKSIKQLYTTIYTIRKTLKQYGLDVQISSLLLDSGYQLQLGSVLVDVDEWIKQLKALPNLTKDTYEEHERVFNAYKNHFLMDCDYIWAESERERLKKMWRQHASQLSEFYIQEQMYERAIAVEKKLQLLDVDEELQYFTLMKLYDILNNAEAVEEQYTLLKQVLEEQLAIEPSKEVTSWYQQWQNKRKKKLQNRI
- a CDS encoding ATP-grasp domain-containing protein — its product is MEQPFLPILLGSDMNAYGMARSFFEAYGIRPLVLGRSHLTATQDSSILNFQAIDRLNEDDVFLPALEKIAQQYEGKKLLLLACGDDYAKLIIKNKPALQNYFTVPYIDEELMDQILLKENFYKMCDKYGFKYPGTTTVTVENYEHFEPPFSYPIIIKASNSVAYWACSFPGKKKVFVAHDEAEQKAILKAIYQSSYQDTLIIQEFIPGDDSYMRVLNAYVGKDGKVKLMCLGNPILEEHSPEGIGSYAAIITTYDKELMDQVRFFLEDIGYTGFANFDMKYDTRDGQYKLFEINLRNGRSSYYVTAAGYNLMKYVADDYMLNIKQQLTYGDNPHLWMIIPKGVLFKYASNEKMKMEAKSLIRQGKFTNSLFYSKDMNMKRWAKLTLNSLNYYRKYKKYFNNKGLTE
- a CDS encoding ATP-binding response regulator, which codes for MLTRNRKYKRVLQITIIFSLFIVLLFSLRFSWLHYFSFSNEAEINKGVLDFEQIQNTREFKMHLDGEWVLFPNILLISKDAMQSGTSLYSHLPETWDPYLEQKPGHVPYGSYYLKIINVPDLPIIYSLTIPASLSPYTLYVNEKYTGSHGKHTLNPKKPSEDPRPATFHFQLQPGDNEIIISGFHMNQHLPGGLTTSLIFGDSYSIDQIKWYSIIAQIIVCAFIVFYALSAILLLILGVKRSAIGYFLLLITSLFMTIILSSDKLLLSYVKIDWVSSAKILQFSYAMMLLWLILFFNELTKKYIKTKILNIFAFICFVYLLLIATMPIDFIYYMEFIFYMLFVITAILLTVFIYKIALLQRKGYIMLLLIAAALINHSVFLILNHFVTTSYTYYPFDLLIVVTAFLAFWFISYFYKSSKSEQLASNLQQEMYRKDDFLANTSNELRTPLQHMLSIAQSLLAQKEQHDLRLLVTIGQHMSFMLDGLLDLIHLKEQTIKLEITPVNINQIVTSVCDMFQLAIKDKPLKLLIDLPADLPPVLADENRLIQVFINLIHNAIKFTDEGSITIHAKVLGNQLYISVIDTGIGIEKSKQSLIFEPYEQVEANITSHAHIGLGLGLSISKEIIELHGGSLDVTSTFGIGSTFTFSLPIAKGLTLGQSESSLEQSNNLSKYIFLQNDLTEIVQELAVSASEHVATANPAHILLVDADPLSLQVLLKALTTEFYQIETAMNGIDALAKIEKHSFDLVISDTVLPQMSGYELAKQIRQRFSISELPILFLTARQQSEDIRLAFLNGANDYVKKPIEYVELKSRVDALIQVKQSSEERLRFEAAWLQAQIQPHFFFNTLNAIISLHNVDNEKMEELLLAFNDYLQMSFNFENVDLLVPIDYELRLVRSYMAIEQIRFDNRIAIVWDIPDNIAFSVPPLALQTLVENAVRHGLLSRPEGGTVTLRIIEHAEHYLVEIIDDGVGFEKKLIDPKESVGLTNTEQRLKQLFGVTLTIDSVVGKGTTISFPIPKENH